Within Candidatus Methylomirabilota bacterium, the genomic segment TAGACCATCGGGGTGTACACCGGGCCGGGGGCGATGCAGTTGACGCGGATGCCGTCGCGGCCGTGATCCACCGCCATGGCCCGGCTGAGCGCGATCACCGCGCCCTTGGAGGCGGAGTAGGTGGTGAGGCCGCGCGGGCGCAGGGCCGAGATCGACGAGATGTTCACGATGGCTCCGCCCTTGGCGGTGCGGATCATCTCGGGGATCACGGCCCTGGAGGCGAGGAACATGGTCTCGACGTTGACCTGCATCACCCGCCGCCAGGTCTCGGGCTTCTCCTCGACCACGCTGCCCTTGCTGCCGATGCCCACGTTGTTGACCAGGAAGTCGACGCGGCCGTAGCGGCTCGCCGCCTCGCGGGCCATGGCCGCGCACTGCGCCTCGTCGGTGACGTCGCCCGCGAGAGCCGACGCGGTGCCGCCCTCCGCGGCGATCATCTCGGCGGTGCGCGTGGCGAGGCCCTCGTCGCGATCGACGACGAGCACGCGGGTGCCGCTGCGGGCGAGGAGGATGCAGGCCGCGCGTCCGTTGCCGATGCCGTCGCCCGCGGCGCCGCCGCCGGTGACGATGGCCACCCGTCCCGCCAGCTCCGGATCGTCTTCGGGCCGCGTGGCGGCCGGGGCTGCGCTCATGTCGTCCGCCTTTCGTCGTGGGCTCGCCGGTGGCTCGCGGCGACTCCGGGCGCGGCGCTCCCGCTCACGCGCGCCTCCGGCTCAGATGACGGGTGCGGGGGCGTGCGGGGTGGCCTGCCACTGCGCGGGATCGTGCCCGTAGAACACGGTGGCGCCCGCCTGATCGCGCAGCCGTCGCAGCGTGGCCAGCGACTCGCGCATGATCGGCGCGCTCCACAGGACGCGCGGCAGCACGTCGCGGTCCATGTTCTCCCGCGTATAGCAGGCGTCGGCCGCGCAGACCAGGTCCGGGCCCTTCCCGGCGCGCACGCGCAGCGACTGGTGCCCCGGCGTGTGGCCGAAGGTGGGGAACAGGAGCACGGTGCCATCGCCGAAGACGTCGTGCTCGCCGTCGACGAGCCGGTAGTCCAGGGGATGGTCGAAATCGAGCGGGCTCGGATTGTAGCCGGGGGCGAAGCCAGGCCGCCGCGCCGCGTCCATCTCCGCCTTCTGCACGAGGAAGGTGGAGCGGGGGAAGAACTCGTTGCCGCCGCAGTGGTCGAAGTGCAGGTGCGAGTTGGCCACGTAGCGCACGTCGTCGGGGGCGAGGCCGAGGAGCGCCAGCTGCGGCACGATGTCCTCGCCCGCCTTCGACCGGTCGGTCAGGCGCTTGGCCCGCTCCGGGCCCATGCGCGAGATCGGATCGACGCGGACCTGGCAGTGCACGCCGGTGTCGAAGAGCAGGCGGCCCTTCGGATGCGCGACGAGGACGCTCATCACCGGCACCGTCCACGGCTGGCCGGCCGGGAGATCGTCGAGCATGCTGGCGCGGTCCAGCTCGAGCGCGCCGCTGCAGAGCGCGAACACGGAGATCACGGCGGCTACCATAAACCGTCCCACGCCGGTTGTCAGGTGGAAATCGCCCCTCTCCGAATTTACCCCCGGTAGTTCTCGTTCGGCCGCTTCATCTCGAAGATGTCGTGGATGTAGGCGTACTGGTGCCCGGCGAGACGGCCGACCGGCTTCAGGCGTCCCACGTCGATGCGCCCGGTGCCCGCGTCGTAGACGTCCTCGCGCACGTGGAAGTAGACGATCTCGCCCAGGACCAGCTGGTGGGGGCCGTGGCCCACCGGGATGATCTGGGCCACGCGGCACTCGAGGCTGACCGGAGCCTGCAGCACGCGCGGGGCGCGCACCCGCACGCCCGGCGCGGCGGTGAGCCCGGTCAGCGCGAACTCGTCCACCTCGGGCGGGTACTCCCCCGAGCTCAGGTTCATCTGCTCGGCGCGGTCGTCGTCCACGATGTTCACCACGAAGTCGCCCGTGTGCTCGGCGTTGCGCACGGTGTCCTTGCGGTCAGTCGCGCGCGGGCCCGAGGAGAACGCGATGGTGGGCGGGTCCCCGCAGACGCCCATGAAGAAGCTGAACGGGGCGAGGTTGTGGACGCCGTCGGCGCTCACCGTGGAGACCCAGGCGATCGGCCGCGGCACCACGCAGCCGATCAGCAGCTTGTAGGTGGCCTCCGACTTCATCGTGCGCGGATCGAGCTGCATGCGAGGCTCCTCTCTCTCGGGGACGACGGGGTCAGGTGCCGCTGCCGCCGCTGATGCCGGGAGCGGGCCGGCGGATGCCGATGCGCTCGCCGATGCGGCCCCAGCCCGCGGCGGTGCGCAACCGCCAGCGCTCCAGGAACAGGTAGATCACGGGGGTCGTGTAGAGCGTCAGCAGCTGGCTCAGCAGCAGCCCGCCCACGATGGACACGCCGAGGGGCCGCCGCAGCTCCGATCCGATGCCGGCGCCCAGGGCCAGGGGCAGAGCGCCGAGCAGCGCGGCCATCGTGGTCATCAGGATGGGCCGGAGCCGCTGCAGGCACGCGTGGTAGATCGCGTCGTGGGGGGCGCGGCCCTCGCGCCGCTCGAGGTCGAGCGCGACGTCGATGACCAGGATCGCGTTCTTCTTCACGATGCCGATGAGCAGGATGATGCCGATCAGCGCGATGATCGACAGCTCCATGTCGAAGGCCATGAGCGCGAGCAGCGCGCCCACGCCCGCCGACGGCAGGGTGGACAGGATGGTGAGCGGGTGCACGTAGCTCTCGTAGAGGACGCCCAGCACCACGTACACCGTCAGCAGCGCGGCCAGGATCAGCAGGGGCTGGGTGGCCAGCGAATCCTGGAAGGCCTGGGCCACTCCCGCGAACTTGCCCTGGATGCTCGCGGGCAGCCCGATGCGGCGGGCCGCGCCCTCGACCGCGGTCACCGCGTCGCCCAGCGCCACCCCGGGGGCCAGGTTGAAGGAGATGGTCACCGCCGGGAAGAGGCCCTGGTGGTTGACCTGCAGCGGCGCCGCGCTCGGCTCGAACCGGGTCAGCGCGGTGAGCGGCACCTGGGTGCCGGCGGTGGAGCGGACGTAGATGCCGCGCAGGGCGTCGGGGCTCTGCCAGAACTCGGGGGCCACCTCCATCACCACGTGGTACTGGTTCAGCGACGTGTAGATGGTGGACACCTGCCGCTGGCCGAAGGCGCTGTAGAGCGTCTCGTCGATCAGGCGCGTGCTCACGCCCAGGCGGGCCGCGGTGGCCCGGTCGATGGTGAGCGGCACCTGCAGGCCCGCGTCCTGCTGGTCGCTCGACACGTCACGCAGCTGGGGCAGATCGCGCAGGGCCGCCAGCATGCGCGGCGCCCACTCGCTCAAATCGCGAAGGCTGTCGGCCTGGAAGGAGTACTGGTACTGCGCGTTGCCGCGGCGGCCGCCCAGCCGGATGTCCTGCACCGCCTGCAGGTAGAGGGTCGCGCCGGCCACCCGCGCGAGCTTGGGCCGCAGGCGCGTGATGATCTGGTCCGCGCTCGCGTCGCGCTGGTGGCGCGGCTTGAGCGCCACGAACATGCGCGCGGTGTTCACGGTGGTGCCGCGTCCGCCGCCGCCGCCGGTGTAGGTGGTGGCGGTGGCCACCCCCGGATCGGCCTGCACGATCGCGGCGAGCCGGGTCACCTTGTCGCGCATGGCCTGAAAGGAAATGTCCTGCGAGGCCACGATCGAGCCGGTGAGCCGGCCGTTGTCCTGCTGGGGGAAGAAGCCCTTGGGGATCACCACGAAGAGGTACGCGGTCAGCCCCAGGGTGACGGTCGCGATGAGCAGCACGGTGCGCCGGTAGCGCAGGGACCAGCTCAGGCTCCTCGCGTAGCCGCCCTGGATCCGGTCGAACACCCACTCGCCGGCCCGGTAGAGGCGGCCGCGGGGCCGGTCGGCGTGCGAGCGGAGCAGGCGCGCGCACATCATCGGGGTGGCGGTGAGCGAGATCACCAGCGAGACCAGCACCGCGACCGAGAGCACCACCGCGAACTCGCGGAACAGCCGGCCGATCAGGCCGCCCATCAACAAGATCGGGATGAACACCGCGACCAGCGAGATCGACATGGAGAGCACGGTGAAGCCGATCTCGCGCGCGCCGGTGACCGCGGCCTCCAGGGTCGACATGCCCGCCTCGAGGTGGCGCGTGACGTTCTCGACCACCACGATCGCGTCGTCCACCACGAAGCCGGTGGCCACCGTCAGGGCCATCAGCGACAGGTTGTCGATGGAGTAGCCGATCAGGTACATGAACGCGAAGGTGCCGACCAGCGACACCGGCACCACCACGCCGGGGATCGCGGTGGCCCGCCAGTCGCGCAGGAACAGGAACACCACCAGCACCACCAGGGCCACCGAGATCATCAGGGCGTGCTCGACGTCTCCCACCGAGGCGCGGATGGTGACGGTCTGATCGAGCACCGGGGTCAGCGTCACGTCGGCGGGCAGGAGCGCGTGCAGCTCGGGGTCGGCCTCGCGGATCCGGTCCACCGTCTCGATGATGTTGGCGCCGGGCTGGCGGAAGATGATGATCAGGGCGGCGGGCTTGCCGTTGGCGATGCCGACCGCGCGCAGGTCCTCGACGGAATCCACCACCTCGGCCACGTCGGACAGCCGCACCGCCGCCCCGTTGCGCCAGGCCACCAGCAGTGGCCGGTACTCGCTGGCGTGGCGGAGCTGATCGCTGGTGCGCAGCTCCCACGCCCGCTGCGTCCCGTGGATCTGACCCTTCGGGCGGTTGACGTTGGCGCTGGCCAGAACCGCGCGCACGTCCTCCAGGCCGATGTTGTAGCGGGCCAGCGCGTGCGGGTTCAGCTCCACCCGCACCGCGGGCAGCGAGCTGCCGCCCACGAAGACCTGGCCGACGCCGTCGATCTGGGCCAGCTTCTGCTGGAGGATCGTCGAGGCCATGTCGTAGAGCTGCCCGGTGCTCGCGGTGGCCGAGGTCAGCGCGAGGATCATGATCGGCGCGTCGGCCGGATTGACCTTCCGGTAGGTGGGATTGCTCGGCAGGTTCGACGGCAGCTGGCCGCTCGCCGCATTGATGGCCGACTGCACGTCGCGCGCCGCGCCGTTGATGTCGCGCGAGAGATCGAACTGCAGGGCCACGCTCGTCGAGCCGAGGAAGCTCGTCGAGGTCATCTCGTTCACCGCGGCGATGCGCGAGAACTGGCGCTCGAGCGGGGTGGCCACCGCCGAGGCCATCGTCTCCGGGCTCGCCCCGGGAAGACCGGCCGAGACGCTGATGGTCGGGAAGTCCACCTGGGGCAGCGGCGCCACCGGCAAGAGCCGGAAGCCGATGGTCCCGGCCAAGACCAGCGCGAGCGTGAGCAGCGTGGTGCCGACGGGCCGCCGGATGAACGGGCCGGAGAGGTTCACGGCCGCGAGGGCTCGACGGGCGCGCCGGCGGGGACCGCGCGCCGGCGGACCGCGGGCGAGACGAGGCGGTCGAAGGCCAGGTAGATGACCGGCGTGGTGTAGAGCGTGAGGAGCTGGCTCATGATGAGCCCGCCCACGATCGCCACCCCGAGCGGCTGGCGCAGCTCGGAGCCCACGCCCTGGCCCAGCGCGAGGGGCACGCCACCCAGGAGCGCGGCCATGGTGGTCATGACGATGGGGCGGAAGCGGAGCAGGCACGCCTGGTAGATCGCCTCGGGGGCCGGCTTGCCCTCGGTGCGCTGGGCGTCCAGCGCGAAGTCGATCATCATGATCGCGTTCTTCATCACGATGCCGATCAGCAAGATGATGCCGATCAGCGCGATCACGCTGAGGTCCAGACGGGCCGCGAGCAGGGCGAGCAGCGCGCCCACCCCCGCCGAGGGCAGCGTGGACAGGATCGTGACCGGGTGGATCCAGCTCTCGTACAGCACGCCCAGCACGATGTAGACGCACACCACCGCGGCCAGGATCAGGAGCGGCTCGTTGGCGAGCGAGGCCTGGAAGGCGCGAGCCGCGCCCTGGAAGCTGGCCTCGATCGAGGCGGGCATCCGGATGTCGCGCCGGGCCTGCTCGATGGCGTCGACCGCCTCGCCGAGCGAGGTGCCGGGGGCGAGATTGAACGAGACGGTCACCGCCGGGAACTGGCCCTGGTGGCTCACCAGCAGCGGGCTGGCCCGCTCCTCGAAGGTCGTGAAGGTGGAGAGCGGCACCTGCCCGCCGGTGCTCGAGCGCAGGTAGATCTGGTTGAGGGCCGCGGGATCCTGCCGGAACTCGGGCTTGACCTCCAGCACCACCCGGTACTGGTTCAGCTGGGTGAAGATCGTGGAGATCTGGCGCTGGCCGAACGCGTTGTAGAGCGCGTCGTCGATCATCTGCGGGGTGATGCCGAGGCGCGCGGCGGTATTGCGGTCGATGCGCACCGAGGTCTCGAGCCCCTGGTCCTGCTGATCGCTCGCGACGTCTCGGAGCTCGGGCCGGCCGCGCAGGCGCTCGACGAGGCGGGGCGCCCACGTGTTCAGCTCGGCCAGGCTCGGCGTCTCCAGGCTGTACTGGTACTGGGTGCGGCTGACCCGGTCCTCCACCGTGAGGTCCTGCACGGGCTGCAGATAGAGCGTGATGCCCGGCACCTGGGCCAGGCGCGGGCGCAGCCGCTCGATGACGTCGCGCGCGCCCACCCGGCGCTCGTCGAGCGGCTTGAGCGTGATCAGGATGCGCCCGCTGTTGAGCGTCACGTTGGTGCCGTCCACGCCGATGAACCCGGAGAGCGTCTGCACCGCCGGGTCGTCCAGGATGGCCCGGGCGAGGGCCTGCTGGCGCTGGGCCATCGCGGGGAACGACACCGACTGCGGCGCCTCCGAGATGCCGAGGATCACCCCGGTGTCCTGCACCGGAAACAGGCCCTTCGGCACCACGGTGTAGAGCACGAGGGTGAGCCCGAGGGTCGCCACCGCCACGACCAGGGTCAGGGGCTGGTGATTCAGGACGGCGCGAAGCGTGCGCGCGTAGAGCGCGAGCACGCGACTGAAGACGGCCTGCGAGGCGCGGGCCACGCGCCCGGCCTCCTGCGCCGGGCGATGGTGCAGCAGCTTCGCGCAGAGCATGGGGGTCAGGGTCAACGACACCGCGGCCGACACCAGGATCGCCGCGCTCAGGGTGATCGCGAACTCGCGGAAGAGGCGGCCCACGATGTCGCCCATGAACAGCAGCGGGATGAGCACCGCGATCAGGGACACGGTCAGGGAGAGGATGGTGAAGCCGATCTGCGCGGACCCCTTGAGCGCGGCCCGCAGCGGCGGGTCGCCGGCCTCGATGTAGCGCGCGATGTTCTCGATCATCACCACCGCGTCGTCCACCACGAAGCCGGTGGCGATGGTCAGCGCCATCAGGGAGAGGTTGTTCAGGCTGAAGCCCAGCGCGTACATGACCGCGAAGGTGCCGATGATCGACACCGGCACCGCGATCGACGGGATGAACGTGGCCGCGGGGCTGCCCAGGAACAGGAAGATCACCAGCACCACCAGGATCACCGCGAGGGTCAGCTCGATCTGCACGTCGTGGACCGAAGCCCGGATGGTGATGGTGCGGTCGGTCAGGACCGACACCGTCACCGCCGAGGGCAGGGTGGACTCGAGCGTGGGCAGGAGCCGCTTCACCCGGTCCACCACCTGGATCAGGTTGGCGCCCGGCTGGCGCTGGATGTTGACGATCACCGCCGGCTCGGTGCCCATCCACGCGGCCTGGCGCACGTTCTCCGCGTCGTCGATGGTGTCGGCCACGTCGGAGAGATGCACCGGCGCGCCGTTGCGATAGGCGATGACCAGGTTGCGGTACTGCTCGCTCGAGACGAGCTGATCGTTGGCCCCGATGGTGAAGGCCTGGCGCGGGCCGTCCAGGCTGCCCTTGGCCTGGTTGACGCTGGCGCTGGCCACCGCGGCGCGCAGGTCCTCGAGGGTGAGCGAGTTGGCGGCGAGCCGCGCCGGGTTCGCCTGGATGCGGATGGCCGGCTTCTGCCCGCCGCTGAGCGACACGAGCCCGACCCCGGGCAGCTGGGAGATCTTGGGCAGGAGCCGCGTGTCGGCCAGGTCCTGCACGGTGGTGAGGGGCAGCGCCTTCGAGGTGAGCCCGAGGGTGAGGATGGGCGCGTCCGCCGGGTTCACCTTGCTGTAGATCGGCGGATTGGGCAGATCGGGGGGCAGGAACGAGGTCGCCGCGTTGATGGCCGCCTGCACCTGCTGCTCGGCGATGTCGAGCGCCAGGTTCAGGTCGAACTGCAGCGTGATGATCGACGCGGTGCCCGAGCTGGTCGAGGTCATCTGCTTCAGCCCGGGCATCTGGCCGAACTGGCGCTCGAGCGGGGCGGTGACCGCGGAGGCCATCACGTCGGGACTGGCGCCCGGATAGAACGTCTGCACCTGCATGGTCGGGTAGTCGACCTGGGGCAGGGCCGAGACGGAGAGGAGCCGGTACGCGACGAGACCGGCCAGGACGATCGCGGCAGTGAGGAGAGAGGTGGCGACCGGCCGCAGGATGAACGGCCGCGACGGGTTCATTTCGCCGGGCGCGCCCCCGCCGGGCGCTCGCGCACGGTCGGCTCCACGCGCGAGCGCTCTTGCACCTTGTCGACGCCGTCGACGATGAGGGCGTCGCCCGCGGCCACGCCCTCGCGGACCGCGGTCACGTTGCCCTCGGTGGGGCCGAGCGAGACCTTCCGCAGCTCCACCGTCTTGTCCGGCTTCGCCACGTACACGAACGGGCCCTGGGCTCCGCGCTGGACGGCGTCGTTCGGCACCAGCACCGCGCCCTTGAGCACGTCGACCTGCACGCGGGCGTTGACGAACTGGTTCGGGAACAGCTCGCCCTCGCGGTTCTCGAACGAGGCCTTGAGCCGCACCGTGCCGGTCCCCACGTCGATCTGGTTGTCGATCGCCACCAGCGTGCCGGTGGCGATCTTCGTCCGCCCCTCGCGATCGTACGCGTCGACCGGCAGCGCGCCGCCCTGGCGCTGGCGCGCGAGCACCGCGGGCAGGTTGTCCTGGGGAATCGTGAAGATCACCGCGATCGGCTGCACCTGGGTCAGCACCACGAGCCCGCCCGGATCGTTGGCGTGCACCATGTTGCCGGGATCGACCAGCCGCAGTCCGGCGCGCCCGGTGATCGGGGCGAGGATCTCGGTGTAGGTGAGCTGCAGGCGGATGCTGTCGATCTGCCCCTGGTCGGACTTGATCGCGGCGGACAGCTGCGACACGGTCGACGCCTGCGTGTCGAGCTGCTGCTGCGGGATGAAGCCGCCCTTGACGAGCGAGCGATACCGCTCGAGGTCGAGCCGCGCGTTGTTCAGCGCGGCCTCGTCCTTCGCGAGCTGACCTTCCGCCTGGGTGAGCTGGGTCTCGAAGGGGCGCGGGTCGATCTCGGCCAGGAGATCGCCGGCCTTCACGCTCTGGCCTTCCTGGAACAGCGTCCGCATCAGCTGGCCGTCCACGCGGCTTCGCACCGTCACCGTGCTGAGCGGCGTGACCGAGCCGATGCCGGACAGATACACCGCGAGATCACCCGACCGCGCCGGACTGACCACCACCGGGACCGCGCGCGGCGCGGCCGGCGGGGCGGCGGACTGCGCCCGCCCGGGGACCTTGAGGGCCACGTAGGCGCCGATGCCGAGAAGCCCGGCCAGAGCCAGGCAGATGAGCCAGATCCGTCGGGAGGTCCGGCGGGTGGGGGATGACCCCTCCATCTCCGCGGTTTTGCTCGTCTCGACCGACATGCCGGGGCTTCCTCCCGTGTGGCTCCGCTTGTAGCATACTTCGACGCGGCGCTTCGCCCGATCATTCGATCGACCCGTATTCCCGGCCCGCGCGCGCTCGAGCCACGCGCTCCGAGACGCCGATGTCGCACCACGTGCACGGCGGCAGGCGCGCGACGGCCAACCGGGGCAGCGTCGACGCGAGCACGGAGCGCGAGAAGTCGGCGGCGGGAGCGAAGAGGTAGGCCTGCCGCACCGCCCACCCCTCGAACTGCGTGCCGGCGAACACGGCGAGGCGGACCAGACGGTCGTGGAGCAGCGGCACGCACGCCCGGCCGGCCTCGATCAGCGCGGCGACGCCGGCGATGAAGCTGAACGTGCTCCACAGGCCGCCGAGCGAGAAGAGGCGGCACGCCGATTCCCGGCTCGGCTTCTCGCGGAATGCCCGCACCTGGTGGACCGCGCCGCCGCCGGCCCAGCCCAGGCGCGGGCCGGGCTCGATCCAGCCGTAGTCGGGATCGGGGTCGGTGGGCGGCGCGCCGAGCAGCACGAGCCAGTCGGGATGCGCGCGCACGTAGTGGACCACCTCGGCCACCTGGCCCAGGAAGACCGACTCCGCGAGGATGACGTGATCAGCGGGGAACACCGCGACCATCGCGTGCGGGTGGCGCGCACGGATCCAGTGAGCGGGCAGCAGGACCGAGGCGGCGGTGCCGCGGTCGGATGGCTGAGTCAGGACGTGCACCGCGGGCCGGCCGGCCAGCTCGGCGCCGACGAGTCGGGCGTGGTCGGCCTGCGTGACCACGACGGTGCGATCGGGTGGCACCAGCAGGGCGACGCGCGCGAGAGTCTGGCGCAGGAGCGATCGGGAGGCCCGCCGCCGCAGGCCTTCGCCTCCGGCGAGCACGATGGCCCAGAGGTCACCGCGGGACCGCAGATCGGGAGTCGAGGTGAGGGCCGTGGTGGTCATTGGGCGGCCCTCCTCAGTTCGCCATCTCGACGACCCACTCAGCCCGGGCTGGCGGGATTCCGAACATCACGACGCTCGCGAACAGCACCGCGCAGAACTTGAGCATGGCATCCTCCTCATCTGAAACAGGGTGCGTGACGACCACGTGCGCGCCGCGCGGGTCGATGCGGGGAACGGAATCGAAGAGGCTAGCGGGTGGGCGGGGCGCGGGGCTGGGCGGTGAGGTCGGCGAGCGAGGCCGTCGCCGACTCGGCGCAGGGCACGAGGCCGAGGACCAGCGCGTGCAGCGGGCGCAGGTCGGCGGGGGGGCCCGAGGCCACGTCGCCGGCGGCCGACGTGACGCGCACGATGACGTCGTCGGAGTCGGCGTCATCGTAGACGCCCGCGATCCATGTCGAATCGGGCGGGCTCGCGTGCGCGAGGGCGGGCAGCGCGATCGCGGTCGTGAGGACCACCGCCAGCAGCGGCGCGCGGAGAGAAGGCCACATCGCAGTCGGTGGACGGTCGGCGGGGGCCACCTATTCGCGAAGCGCCGAGCTCAGGGATGGGCCGGCTGGGTGAGCTGGCGCATCTCCTCGCGAAGCTGCTTGAGGCGCTCCCGGATCTGCGCGGCGCGGGCGAGCTGCTCCGGAGTGAGCACCGCGCGCACCTCGAGCACGGCCTGGGCGCTGTCGAGCGCCAGGTTGTCGCGCAGCTGGCTGATCCGGAGCAGCAGCGGCTGGATGTCACCGGTCTGCACCGCGCCGGGAGCGAGCAGCTTGGCACCCAGCTCCTGCTGGGCGGCGCGAAGATGCTCGATCAACGGCCGCGCGGTGGTGCGGTGGGCGGAGAGGATCGC encodes:
- a CDS encoding multidrug efflux RND transporter permease subunit yields the protein MNPSRPFILRPVATSLLTAAIVLAGLVAYRLLSVSALPQVDYPTMQVQTFYPGASPDVMASAVTAPLERQFGQMPGLKQMTSTSSGTASIITLQFDLNLALDIAEQQVQAAINAATSFLPPDLPNPPIYSKVNPADAPILTLGLTSKALPLTTVQDLADTRLLPKISQLPGVGLVSLSGGQKPAIRIQANPARLAANSLTLEDLRAAVASASVNQAKGSLDGPRQAFTIGANDQLVSSEQYRNLVIAYRNGAPVHLSDVADTIDDAENVRQAAWMGTEPAVIVNIQRQPGANLIQVVDRVKRLLPTLESTLPSAVTVSVLTDRTITIRASVHDVQIELTLAVILVVLVIFLFLGSPAATFIPSIAVPVSIIGTFAVMYALGFSLNNLSLMALTIATGFVVDDAVVMIENIARYIEAGDPPLRAALKGSAQIGFTILSLTVSLIAVLIPLLFMGDIVGRLFREFAITLSAAILVSAAVSLTLTPMLCAKLLHHRPAQEAGRVARASQAVFSRVLALYARTLRAVLNHQPLTLVVAVATLGLTLVLYTVVPKGLFPVQDTGVILGISEAPQSVSFPAMAQRQQALARAILDDPAVQTLSGFIGVDGTNVTLNSGRILITLKPLDERRVGARDVIERLRPRLAQVPGITLYLQPVQDLTVEDRVSRTQYQYSLETPSLAELNTWAPRLVERLRGRPELRDVASDQQDQGLETSVRIDRNTAARLGITPQMIDDALYNAFGQRQISTIFTQLNQYRVVLEVKPEFRQDPAALNQIYLRSSTGGQVPLSTFTTFEERASPLLVSHQGQFPAVTVSFNLAPGTSLGEAVDAIEQARRDIRMPASIEASFQGAARAFQASLANEPLLILAAVVCVYIVLGVLYESWIHPVTILSTLPSAGVGALLALLAARLDLSVIALIGIILLIGIVMKNAIMMIDFALDAQRTEGKPAPEAIYQACLLRFRPIVMTTMAALLGGVPLALGQGVGSELRQPLGVAIVGGLIMSQLLTLYTTPVIYLAFDRLVSPAVRRRAVPAGAPVEPSRP
- a CDS encoding sugar phosphate nucleotidyltransferase, coding for MTTTALTSTPDLRSRGDLWAIVLAGGEGLRRRASRSLLRQTLARVALLVPPDRTVVVTQADHARLVGAELAGRPAVHVLTQPSDRGTAASVLLPAHWIRARHPHAMVAVFPADHVILAESVFLGQVAEVVHYVRAHPDWLVLLGAPPTDPDPDYGWIEPGPRLGWAGGGAVHQVRAFREKPSRESACRLFSLGGLWSTFSFIAGVAALIEAGRACVPLLHDRLVRLAVFAGTQFEGWAVRQAYLFAPAADFSRSVLASTLPRLAVARLPPCTWCDIGVSERVARARAGREYGSIE
- a CDS encoding N-acyl homoserine lactonase family protein; protein product: MISVFALCSGALELDRASMLDDLPAGQPWTVPVMSVLVAHPKGRLLFDTGVHCQVRVDPISRMGPERAKRLTDRSKAGEDIVPQLALLGLAPDDVRYVANSHLHFDHCGGNEFFPRSTFLVQKAEMDAARRPGFAPGYNPSPLDFDHPLDYRLVDGEHDVFGDGTVLLFPTFGHTPGHQSLRVRAGKGPDLVCAADACYTRENMDRDVLPRVLWSAPIMRESLATLRRLRDQAGATVFYGHDPAQWQATPHAPAPVI
- a CDS encoding SDR family oxidoreductase, with translation MSAAPAATRPEDDPELAGRVAIVTGGGAAGDGIGNGRAACILLARSGTRVLVVDRDEGLATRTAEMIAAEGGTASALAGDVTDEAQCAAMAREAASRYGRVDFLVNNVGIGSKGSVVEEKPETWRRVMQVNVETMFLASRAVIPEMIRTAKGGAIVNISSISALRPRGLTTYSASKGAVIALSRAMAVDHGRDGIRVNCIAPGPVYTPMV
- a CDS encoding MdtA/MuxA family multidrug efflux RND transporter periplasmic adaptor subunit, whose translation is MSVETSKTAEMEGSSPTRRTSRRIWLICLALAGLLGIGAYVALKVPGRAQSAAPPAAPRAVPVVVSPARSGDLAVYLSGIGSVTPLSTVTVRSRVDGQLMRTLFQEGQSVKAGDLLAEIDPRPFETQLTQAEGQLAKDEAALNNARLDLERYRSLVKGGFIPQQQLDTQASTVSQLSAAIKSDQGQIDSIRLQLTYTEILAPITGRAGLRLVDPGNMVHANDPGGLVVLTQVQPIAVIFTIPQDNLPAVLARQRQGGALPVDAYDREGRTKIATGTLVAIDNQIDVGTGTVRLKASFENREGELFPNQFVNARVQVDVLKGAVLVPNDAVQRGAQGPFVYVAKPDKTVELRKVSLGPTEGNVTAVREGVAAGDALIVDGVDKVQERSRVEPTVRERPAGARPAK
- a CDS encoding flavin reductase family protein, whose amino-acid sequence is MQLDPRTMKSEATYKLLIGCVVPRPIAWVSTVSADGVHNLAPFSFFMGVCGDPPTIAFSSGPRATDRKDTVRNAEHTGDFVVNIVDDDRAEQMNLSSGEYPPEVDEFALTGLTAAPGVRVRAPRVLQAPVSLECRVAQIIPVGHGPHQLVLGEIVYFHVREDVYDAGTGRIDVGRLKPVGRLAGHQYAYIHDIFEMKRPNENYRG
- a CDS encoding multidrug efflux RND transporter permease subunit, whose translation is MNLSGPFIRRPVGTTLLTLALVLAGTIGFRLLPVAPLPQVDFPTISVSAGLPGASPETMASAVATPLERQFSRIAAVNEMTSTSFLGSTSVALQFDLSRDINGAARDVQSAINAASGQLPSNLPSNPTYRKVNPADAPIMILALTSATASTGQLYDMASTILQQKLAQIDGVGQVFVGGSSLPAVRVELNPHALARYNIGLEDVRAVLASANVNRPKGQIHGTQRAWELRTSDQLRHASEYRPLLVAWRNGAAVRLSDVAEVVDSVEDLRAVGIANGKPAALIIIFRQPGANIIETVDRIREADPELHALLPADVTLTPVLDQTVTIRASVGDVEHALMISVALVVLVVFLFLRDWRATAIPGVVVPVSLVGTFAFMYLIGYSIDNLSLMALTVATGFVVDDAIVVVENVTRHLEAGMSTLEAAVTGAREIGFTVLSMSISLVAVFIPILLMGGLIGRLFREFAVVLSVAVLVSLVISLTATPMMCARLLRSHADRPRGRLYRAGEWVFDRIQGGYARSLSWSLRYRRTVLLIATVTLGLTAYLFVVIPKGFFPQQDNGRLTGSIVASQDISFQAMRDKVTRLAAIVQADPGVATATTYTGGGGGRGTTVNTARMFVALKPRHQRDASADQIITRLRPKLARVAGATLYLQAVQDIRLGGRRGNAQYQYSFQADSLRDLSEWAPRMLAALRDLPQLRDVSSDQQDAGLQVPLTIDRATAARLGVSTRLIDETLYSAFGQRQVSTIYTSLNQYHVVMEVAPEFWQSPDALRGIYVRSTAGTQVPLTALTRFEPSAAPLQVNHQGLFPAVTISFNLAPGVALGDAVTAVEGAARRIGLPASIQGKFAGVAQAFQDSLATQPLLILAALLTVYVVLGVLYESYVHPLTILSTLPSAGVGALLALMAFDMELSIIALIGIILLIGIVKKNAILVIDVALDLERREGRAPHDAIYHACLQRLRPILMTTMAALLGALPLALGAGIGSELRRPLGVSIVGGLLLSQLLTLYTTPVIYLFLERWRLRTAAGWGRIGERIGIRRPAPGISGGSGT
- a CDS encoding periplasmic heavy metal sensor; this translates as MTTRARAIRDALIGLLGGLVLTAAASGPALAQAPGPPPGHEPGMHGGIGRPDGELWLMIRSASLTPEQQAKVRAILSAHRTTARPLIEHLRAAQQELGAKLLAPGAVQTGDIQPLLLRISQLRDNLALDSAQAVLEVRAVLTPEQLARAAQIRERLKQLREEMRQLTQPAHP